The proteins below come from a single Fusarium verticillioides 7600 chromosome 3, whole genome shotgun sequence genomic window:
- a CDS encoding DNA polymerase theta subunit, translating to MLTMKSMRGLLHTTSVETTNEQKTTFATTSVAGHKRSLSTVGEEHHFRASASRATVQFQRAVSLPSAPPRISASRIVRLDERVGPSEYSQRRAIAATPTSSCDPELELSHSTYGLPQQLVDNFASLGIKQIYPWQKACLKGPGLLTGDKNLVYCAPTGGGKSLVADVLMLKRILEEKGTKALLVLPYVALVQEKVRWLRSVVQGLRFASETAVDDNKRIWRRRADENTVRIIGFFGGGKVRATWADFDIGVCTLEKANALVNTAIDDCSISKLRAVVLDELHMVDDDHRGYLLELVATKLLSLEQRVQIVGMSATLPNMDMMARWLEGHCYETRYRPVPIEEHLVYDGNIYPASSTSGLIKTAAQLNSRSTQTQAQMRPIRRIEPSTQKELRDPVLNAVVTLAHETAVAGFGALVFAGSRGMCESDARWISRAMPQPHELKADVVDRRMDLLGELRSLNTGVDPVLEETVLYGVAFHHAGLTTEERDLIAAAYDSGTLLVCVATCSLAAGINLPARRVILHNCRMGREFVGPSMLRQMRGRAGRQGKASIGETYLCCRENDLEQVVDLMNAELPPVASCLNTENRRIQRALLEVISIRLATSHESVVDYFSKSLLSHTHSAKFVNDCITSSLEEIESMGFVTSDSLSMFTATQLGRAIVASAIDPDDGVFVHGELSRALQAFVMDGEMHVLYTFTPVQEFGVMVNWQVFRNEMEGLDESGLRVLRLLGIKPTTILKLAQGATLRETTPEEKQVARVHRRFYLALQLRDLCNEIPIHIVARKYDVPRGMVQNLSQTCQGFAAGMIKFCEQMSWGVMAAALEHFSDRLVAGARADLLALAKIPFIKSRTARVFWENGFRTVATIANANPTELLPILMQAQPNKIRLKGKDNEKYEEKLLVKAKVISDAASKIWKLQMLAEIEEE from the exons ATGCTCACCATGAAGAGCATGCGAGGGTTATTGCACACAACCAGTGTCGAAACTACAAATGAACAAAAGACTACATTCGCTACCACTTCTGTTGCTGGACACAAAAGAAGTTTATCAACAGTGGGAGAAGAACATCACTTCAGGGCTTCTGCCTCTCGAGCGACTGTGCAGTTTCAGCGAGCCGTCAGTCTCCCCTCTGCCCCTCCTCGAATTTCTGCGAGCCGCATTGTTCGGCTCGATGAGCGAGTCGGGCCGTCTGAGTATTCTCAACGGAGGGCTATTGCTGCGACTCCGACATCGTCTTGTGATCCTGAACTCGAATTAAGCCATTCTACATATGGACTTCCTCAACAGCTGGTTGATAATTTTGCTTCACTCGGCATAAAACAAATATATCCATGGCAGAAAGCTTGCCTCAAAGGCCCTGGACTTCTGACAGGAGACAAGAACCTTGTATATTGTGCACCAACTGGCGGTGGCAAGTCTCTTGTGGCTGATG TGCTCATGCTGAAAAGAATTctggaagaaaaaggaacaAAGGCCCTCCTTGTGTTACCGTATGTTGCTTTGGTTCAAGAGAAAGTTCGTTGGCTTCGTAGTGTGGTACAAGGCTTACGCTTCGCCTCTGAAACAGCGGTCGATGACAACAAACGCATATGGCGTAGACGAGCTGATGAGAACACAGTCCGTATCATTGGTTTTTTCGGGGGTGGAAAAGTTAGAGCAACTTGGGCTGATTTTGATATTGGCGTGTGCACATTGGAGAAG GCAAACGCACTCGTGAATACGGCTATTGATGACTGTTCGATCTCCAAGCTTCGCGCCGTTGTGCTTGATGAGTTACacatggttgatgatgatcatcgAGGCTATTTGTTAGAACTCGTGGCGACCAAACTGCTCAGCCTGGAGCAGCGTGTACAAATTGTGGGCATGAGTGCCACTCTCCCG AATATGGACATGATGGCTCGATGGCTCGAAGGGCATTGTTACGAAACTCGGTATCGACCGGTTCCTATCGAGGAACATCTCGTGTATGACGGAAATATTTATCCCGCAAGTTCTACAAGCGGTCTCATCAAAACAGCGGCACAGCTGAACAGTCGGTCTACACAGACACAGGCACAGATGAGGCCCATCCGGCGGATCGAGCCATCCACCCAGAAGGAGCTTCGCGACCCAGTATTAAATGCAGTGGTCACACTTGCTCACGAGACCGCTGTTGCTGGTTTCGGTGCCCTCGTCTTTGCCGGCAGTCGTGGCATGTGCGAGTCTGACGCACGATGGATTAGCCGGGCTATGCCCCAGCCAcatgagctcaaggctgacgTTGTTGACAGAAGGATGGACTTGCTGGGAGAGCTTCGGAGTCTTAACACTGGGGTTGATCCGGTATTGGAAGAGACGGTCCTTTATGGCGTTGCATTTCATC AC GCTGGCTTGACGACCGAAGAGAGAGATCTCATAGCGGCGGCTTACGATTCTGGAACACTATTAGTGTGTGTCGCAACCTGCAGTCTGGCTGCTGGTATCAACCT GCCAGCAAGGCGGGTGATTTTACACAACTGTCGAATGGGGCGCGAATTTGTTGGGCCATCGATGCTGAGGCAAATGCGAGGGCGAGCGGGAAGACAGGGAAAAGCATCCATCGGTGAAACATATCTCTGCTGCCGCGAAAACGACCTCGAGCAAGTTGTAGATCTCATGAATGCGGAGCTGCCACCCGTCGCCAGCTGTCTTAACACTGAGAATCGACGTATCCAACG TGCACTGCTAGAAGTCATATCCATACGCTTAGCTACGAGTCATGAGTCCGTTGTGGACTATTTCTCGAAGTCTCTGTTGAGTCATACTCATAGCGCCAAGTTTGTGAACGATTGTATCAcctcaagcttggaagaGATAGAATCGATGGGTTTTGTGACCTCCGATTCCTTGTCCATGTTCACGGCAACACAACTAGGTAGGGCAATCGTGGCATCAGCTATCGATCCCGACGATGGTGTATTTGTCCATGGCGAACTCAGTCGGGCGCTCCAAGCCTTTGTCATGGATGGCGAGATGCACGTCTTATACACGTTTACGCCTGTCCAAGAATTCGGGGTTATGGTGAACTGGCAGGTCTTTCGGAATGAAATGGAAGGTCTGGATGAGAGTGGTTTACGGGTACTGAGGCTTCTGGGCATCAAACCTACCACAATACTCAAGCT TGCTCAAGGTGCCACGCTCCGTGAGACGACGccagaggagaagcaggttgCTCGAGTACATCGACGCTTTTATCTCGCTCTCCAACTGCGGGATCTGTGCAACGAGATTCCTATACACATAGTGGCACGCAAATACGATGTGCCTCGTGGAATGGTTCAGAATCTTTCGCAGACTTGTCAAGGGTTCGCTGCAGGAATGATCAAGTTCTGTGAACAGATGAGCTGGGG AGTAATGGCCGCAGCTCTTGAGCACTTTTCAGACAGGCTCGTGGCTGGTGCAAGAGCTGACCTATTGGCCTTGGCAAAGATTCCCTTCATCAAGAGCCGAACCGC GCGGGTATTTTGGGAGAACGGTTTTCGTACCGTGGCAACGATCGCGAATGCAAATCCTACAGAGCTACTTCCTATATTGATGCAG GCTCAACCAAACAAGATCCGTTTAAAAGGTAAAGACAATGAGAAATACGAAGAGAAACTTCTTGTCAAGGCCAAAGTCATATCAGATGCTGCGAGCAAGATTTGGA AACTCCAAATGTTGGCAGAGATAGAGGAGGAGTAG
- a CDS encoding ATP-dependent RNA helicase eIF4A: MADKGLEDVPEGQIESNYDETVDSFDDMNLKSELLRGVYAYGFERPSAIQQRAIMPVIKGHDVIAQAQSGTGKTATFSISVLQKIDTNVKQCQALILAPTRELAQQIQKVVVAIGDFMQIECHACIGGTSVREDMKALQDGPQVVVGTPGRVQDMIQRRFLKTDSMKMFVLDEADEMLSRGFTEQIYDIFQLLPQSTQVVLLSATMPQDVLEVTTKFMRDPVRILVKKDELTLEGIKQFYIAVEKEEWKLDTLSDLYETVTITQAVIFCNTRRKVDWLTDKLTARDFTVSAMHGDMDQAQRDLIMKEFRSGSSRVLIATDLLARGIDVQQVSLVINYDLPANRENYIHRIGRGGRFGRKGVAINFVTAEDVRMMREIEQFYSTQIEEMPMNVADLI, encoded by the exons ATGGCtgacaagggtcttgaggatgTCCCCGAGG GACAGATCGAGTCCAACTACGATGAGACCGTCGACTCCTTCGATGACATGAACCTCAAGTCTGAGCTCCTCCGAGGTG TCTATGCCTACGGTTTCGAGCGTCCTTCTGCTATCCAGCAGCGTGCTATCATGCCCGTTATCAAGGGTCACGATGTCATCGCTCAGGCCCAGTCCGGTACTGGAAAGACCGCcaccttctccatctctgTTCTCCAGAAGATCGACACCAATGTTAAGCAGTGCCAGGCTCTGATCCTTGCTCCTACCCGTGAGCTTGCTCAGCAGATCCAGAAGGTCGTTGTTGCCATCGGAGATTTCATGCAAATCGAGTGCCACGCTTGTATCGGTGGTACCAGTGTCCGTGAGGATATGAAGGCCCTTCAGGACGGCCCTCAGGTTGTTGTCGGCACTCCCGGTCGTGTTCAGGACATGATCCAGCGCCGTTTCCTCAAGACCGACAGCATGAAGATGTTCGTTCTCGACGAGGCTGATGAAATGCTTTCT CGCGGTTTCACCGAGCAGATCTACGATatctttcagcttctccccCAGTCCACCCAAGTTGTCCTTCTCTCTGCTACCATGCCCCAGGACGTTCTTGAGGTCACTACAAAGTTCATGCGTGACCCCGTCCGCatcttggtcaagaaggacgagCTTACCCTGGAGGGTATCAAGCAGTTCTATATTGCCGTTGAAAAGGAGGAGTGGAAGTTGGACACCCTCTCCGATTTGTACGAGACTGTCACCATTACCCAAGCTGTTATTTTCTGCAACACCCGCAGAAAGGTTGACTGGCTCACCGACAAGCTCACTGCTCGCGATTTCACCGTCTCCGCCATGCATGGTGACATGGACCAGGCTCAGCGTGACCTGATCATGAAGGAGTTCCGATCTGGCTCTTCTCGTGTCCTGATCGCCACTGATCTCTTGGCccgtggtatcgatgtccAACAGGTTTCCCTGGTCATCAACTATGATCTCCCTGCCAACCGTGAGAACTACATTCACCGAATTGGTCGTGGTGGTCGTTTCGGCCGAAAGGGAGTTGCCATCAACTTCGTCACCGCTGAGGACGTCCGCATGATGCGCGAGATTGAGCAGTTCTACAGCACCCAGATTGAGGAGATGCCCATGAACGTTGCCGACCTCATCTAA